The Panicum hallii strain FIL2 chromosome 9, PHallii_v3.1, whole genome shotgun sequence genome has a window encoding:
- the LOC112873170 gene encoding uncharacterized protein LOC112873170 — MANTVPQSGRAGGGRRWRAPTRGNLLTFLLAAMLCSAAYCLGLGIWHNSRGAADSRVLEPSAVGATSSCGGGADEELDFEAHHVAESAGLSVSASSAAAARTTGAQRALRDTGTALATRGMARAWNPVAGAEATAAGQ; from the coding sequence ATGGCGAACACTGTCCCGCAGAGcgggcgcgccggcggcggcagaaggTGGCGCGCCCCCACGCGCGGCAACCTCCTGACCTTCCTCCTCGCCGCGATGCTCTGCTCCGCGGCCTACTGCCTGGGGTTGGGGATATGGCACAACAGCCGCGGCGCCGCGGACAGCCGCGTCCTCGAGCCCAGCGCGGTCGGCGCTACCTCGTCCTGCGGGGGCGGCGCCGACGAGGAGCTCGACTTCGAGGCCCACCACGTCGCCGAGAGCGCCGGGCTGTCCGTGTCCGCGtcgtccgcggcggcggcgaggacgacCGGCGCCCAGCGGGCTTTGCGCGACACCGGGACGGCGCTCGCGACCCGGGGCATGGCGCGGGCATGGAACCCGGTTGCCGGTGCGGAGGCCACGGCCGCTGGGCAATAG